GTATTTTGCTTTCCAGTGTAATGCCTGCTTTCAGTACAGGCTAGTCAGTGACtaagaacaacaaaacaacacaaacaaaCCCAACAATACTGTGCCCCCTACTCCCCAACATTCTAAAGGTTTAATTTCACAAGCAGGCTTTAACCTAAGAACCTTGCCGTCTAGCCCCACATTGGATAAAGGCCCTGGGAAAACGCAAGAAAACGCAAGAAGAGCTTGCATGCTTCACATGATGGGTAATGTTACCTCACGCTGTATATATGAACCATCTACATTTTCTTGATGCTGTAGAAGTGACTGACTGCCCCAACGAGGGTGAGTAGGAAGGGTCGCCGTCCACCAGCTCAGTAAATGACAGCCACCACCTCCCAAATGGCATCCATCTGGCAGATGCGTCTCCCCGACTCCCACCCACGCAGGCGAGGAACCCCCACTAACCTTTCACGAAGTAGTCCCTGTTGGGCCCGATGAGCGCATTGTAGGGGTAGCCATAGTAGGCTAGCGTGTAGGGGTCACAGGAATACACGTAGCTGGGCTGCTGCACCACTGCTGCCTCGGCTGCGCCGCCACCCTTGGCTGCCTTCTGGTAGCGGGAGTACTGCTCCTTGTCCACGGGCTTGGCCAGCGTCACCTCGAGGCACGAGCCCTCCAGCTCGGTGCCGTTGAGGTTGTTCATGGCGTGCACGGCGTCCTCGCGGCTGGCGAAGTGCACGAAGGCATAGTCGCGGATCTTCTTGACGCGCTCCACGCAGCCCGGGTTGAACTGGCCGAAGCTCTTCTTGATGGTGTCCTCGGTGGTCTCGATCATGAGGTTCCGCACGTAGTAGAGGATCTTCACGGTCTCCATCACATCCTCGTCCACGTCGATCTCGGGCTCGGCCCAGTCCACAGCGATCTGGTGGCCCCACAGCTGGATGCGGCCGGGCATGAGCTTGCGGCGCGCCATGGCGGCGGCGCGGTGGCTCTCGTACTCCACGAAGGCGAAGCCGCGATTCTTCATCTTGTCGGCCGCGCTGGCGTAGACGATCACGTCGAGCACGCCCTCTGTGACCTTGGCGATCTCCTCCAGGATCTCCTCGCGCTTCTTCATCTTGGGGATGCCCCCGATGAAGAGGCGGCAGTTGTCGACGCTGCAGCACACGCCCAGCAGGCGTCCGGGGCGGATCTCATAGTTGTTGAGCTCGCGCACGGCGCGCTTGGCCTCGTTCTTGTGGCAGTACATGACGAAGGCGTAGCCGCGGTTCTTGCCGTCGAAGTCCATCATGAGGCGCAGCTCGTAGATGCGGCCCACAGTCTCGAACACTGGCACCAGCTCGTCCTCGTACACATCGCGGGGGATCTTGCCCACGAAGACCTCGCAGCCGCGCTGCGGGTGTGGGCCCTCCCAGCCGGGCGGCGGGCCACCGTACTTGCGCTGCCCATTCTCCTGCACCATGCTGTAGCCCGTGCGCTCCATCAGCGCCAGCAGCGCCGCCTCATTGGGCGCGCCCGCCACGCCCTCGGGCACCTTGGCAGAGGACCCGGTGGCGGAGTCGCTGCTCATGGCTGCGGTGGAATCCTCTGCGGTCATAATGTCAAAGGCATCCACGGCCGGTGGAGACCTggggaaggcaggagagagaggatGAGCCTACAATCTACACCAAGTTGAGCCACAACTTAActacaatttttttccttctttttctcctctttttttttcttaaagccatCCAAGACTCACGCTTAACTATCGGGTGGTTAAATGAGAAATAAGATGGGGACTTCTCTGGATGAGCGGCAGCTCTAAAATAGTCTAAATTAGGCAAGTTGTTTTGCAGGAAAAACCAGAAgtgactcaggaaaaaaaaaatcagaaggagCAGGTACTTCCGCCTAATCAGTACCCCCAACAGCTTTGAAGCATAGAGAACCTGCTGTCACTGTGGGTGCAAATCTCATGTTCCTGAGGCAGTTGGCAACATCTTTTGCTTAATTCCTGCACTGTCAActcagattgatttccttttagttATAGTATTTTACCCCCTTTATTTCTTTGGCAGACAAAGTctgctttctttgctttctttttaaagaggCTTTTTCATTTAGGAATGGAAAGAGGGCAGTGTATTTATATTGTTAAGGAAAAAACTGAGGAGGTGTTGTAGAAGATACAGAACTGTGTGCTGAAGCTTTttacagggaagaaatggaatatCCACAATAACGAAGGACTTGCTCGAAGAACTGTGTGAAGAGCTGGTAAGTCTGACTTTTACACTGTCACTCCTTGTCAGCAATTATGAACCATTCATGGATTTGGAATCAGTGCACAAAGAGCTAGATTAGGTTCAGGCTGGGGATTTTTGAAAACAACTATCTGGTAAACTGCAGGATAGTTTTCAGAGAACTGTCACATCCATTATCTTATTTGATCTTAATCTCCTTTCATGGTAAGTGACAGTATCATTAGTCCCAATTTGTCTGTGGGGAAATAGGTTGAATAAATTACTCATTTCACACAGTAGGTATCCACTCCTATCGGGACTTGATTTCAAGCCATCTTGTGTTCTTTTTTCTAAACCAGTGCTGGGCAATAAGAACTCTCTGTGATGATGAAAAAGCCGTCAGTAGCCACAAGTGGCTACTGAATACTTGCAATGGGACAATTGcagagtttttcattttttttctaaaagtaaatACCCACATAAGTGCAAGTCCAAACCATGCCACCTTCACTCCTTCAGAGCAAGAGCcttagaaatgatttaaaattagaCAGTGAGACTATCACTAGGCGCTTCTTATTGTGCCTTTGTGAAGAATAGCTCTgcttagctttttttaaaaaatgaagtttatttcatttttttggacTATGAAAGTATTCAAGTAAATTTtatggaaattaagaaaaagtaggaaaagaagTTATTCCTAATTCTCCTACCCAGTGATAGCCACATAaacttttccatctttcttttgaTAGTTTCTTTGGGGGGAATGGGAGAGGTGGAGCTAGGCTTCCAACAAATTTACATCTGCTGCTTTACTTCATTTTATAAGCATTCTTCCACATtcttaaaactgtaaaaatatgatttataattGGAATATGGTTTCATCAttcaactaaatttttttttcattgtttaaaatttaCTACTGGGAATTCTACACAAGGATATTAAGGGAAATTTCAAGGTTAATTAAGGTACATTTGctcatctaaagaaaaaaaaaaggaatgatagGGACACAACAGAATGTATGTTTTTGCCTGTTGGCCAACCAGTACTACTTTGGTTCATCTGCTGAAACATCAAGCAGCAGTACAGGTTCATGGGTTAGTGAGTGGCCactggactgatgttgaagctgaaactccaatgctttggccacctgatgcaaagagctgactcatttgaaaagaccctgatgctgggaaagattgagggcaggaggagaaggggacgacagaggatgagatggttggatggcatcactgactcactggagatgagtttgagtgaactccgggagttggtgatggacagggaggcctggcgtgctgtggttcatggggtcgcaaagagttggacacgactgagagactgaactgaactgaactgaactggaaccaGAGTGCATGACTATGTGTGAACCCTAGCTTGAACACTTCCTAGTTGTATGACCTGAAGCAAGGATATCCAGCTccttcatgcctcagtttccctgtctataaaatgggaacgATGATAACAGTATTAACTTTGTTAAGTTTACAAAAGTGAGTTAATACATACAAGCATTTTGAACTGTGCTTGGGAAGTTGTAAATGCTCAAGAAATGTCAGTTATTACAGTTCATCCAAACTTCTGGGTAAAACTTCAGACCAATTTAGTTTTAGAGTAATTTTGACACTTTCTCAGTTCTTTAAAAACATCTGTTTGATATGGCtgctattcttatttttaattttctttgctcttcaGTTGCTTGAAAGCTGTTTTGGCAACATATCCAATTATTATGAAGactttttttctggtttaaatttgaaaataatatagttCCTGGAGTTTTGTGTTGAAGCAGAAATTTCAGTATCAGATTTGAACATGAAGATCTTTCCCTCCTTCCAAAAGGAAGATAAGGATATATTCATAAGAAGATAAGAAGATTCTTTGTACAAACACATATGCATTTATAATCTGTGACCTGGGAAGGAAATGCcaggtgtatacatatatatataaacatgtatgaGGGAATTCAAGATCTTAACATGGTTTAACTACATAAAACAGTGACTAAAGTCCAAAGGAATAGTCCTTCTATCTCTTCTGAGAGATGTAGAATTGACTTTTTCTTAATACTTTGATAATTGTACTTTGAAACTACTCTTTAACTCTCACAAAAAGCTGTATAATGCCAGGCTAAGGGAGTCATTTTCAATTCCAGCCCTATTAATTTCACCAGAAAATCTGTTGCTTTCAGTAAGTAGTTATAGCTTATTCTCTTGCACCTGCAAGCCAAGAAGAGCCTTTTTTCGTGCCCTTTCATCATCTGGGATAAATGAATCATGTTACTGGTCCCCCTTCCCTTTTTACTTTGACCCCTAGGAGGTTTGGAACTGAATTTGTCACTTTAGTTTTTAATTGTGTAAGACATTACAGTACACTCTCAGGTTCATCTGATCTTGGctatagtttcatttttttagtcTCCTATATTCCCAATGCCATGAATTTAGCTATGTATATTATTCATCTTACTGTTTTCATGTCCTTGGAAGCCATCTCATATAATTCTGGAGTTAGGAGAGGAATAAATGCATATAcccatgaaaaaaatatatataatttgcatgaaatataaatTAGTGTAGTATTTAAATGAACTATTTTTATACTACAGATACATAAAAGCAACTGagaaccacaataagataccactcTGCACCCATTAGCATGctattgtgtgtgtgggtgtgtgtgtgtgcacgcacctgtgagtgctcagtcatatctgactctttgtgaccccactgactgtagcctgccaggctcctctgtccatgggatactccaggcaagaatactggagtgggtttccatttcttcctccaaggtaCGTTCCTggcccaggtattgaacctgggtctcctgcactgcagattcttcaccactgagccacttgggaagtcctagCATGCTATTATAACCAACCAAACATACAAACTAATGAAGTAAAATAAGTGTTGACAAGAATGTAGAAAAACTGCAATCTTtgctcattgctggtgggaatgtaaaatggtgcagctactgtGGAGAACTGTATAGTGGTTCCTCAAGAACATAacagttatcatatgatccaccaattccactactgggtatatactcaaaagaactgaaaattggGACTCAACACAGATATTTGCACACCATTGGTCATAACagtattattcacagtagccaaaaggtagaaacaaccccaAA
This is a stretch of genomic DNA from Bos mutus isolate GX-2022 chromosome 6, NWIPB_WYAK_1.1, whole genome shotgun sequence. It encodes these proteins:
- the RBM47 gene encoding RNA-binding protein 47 isoform X1 is translated as MTAEDSTAAMSSDSATGSSAKVPEGVAGAPNEAALLALMERTGYSMVQENGQRKYGGPPPGWEGPHPQRGCEVFVGKIPRDVYEDELVPVFETVGRIYELRLMMDFDGKNRGYAFVMYCHKNEAKRAVRELNNYEIRPGRLLGVCCSVDNCRLFIGGIPKMKKREEILEEIAKVTEGVLDVIVYASAADKMKNRGFAFVEYESHRAAAMARRKLMPGRIQLWGHQIAVDWAEPEIDVDEDVMETVKILYYVRNLMIETTEDTIKKSFGQFNPGCVERVKKIRDYAFVHFASREDAVHAMNNLNGTELEGSCLEVTLAKPVDKEQYSRYQKAAKGGGAAEAAVVQQPSYVYSCDPYTLAYYGYPYNALIGPNRDYFVKAGSIRGRGRGAAGNRAPGPRGSYLGGYSAGRGIYSRYHEGKGKQQEKGYELVPNLEISAVNPVAIKPGTVAIPAIGAQYSMFQAAPAPKMIEDGKIHTMEHMISPIAVQPDPASAAAAAAAAAAVIPAVSTPPPFQGRPITPVYTVAPNVQRIPTAGIYGASYVPFAAPATATIATLQKNAAAAAAMYGGYAGYIPQAFPAAAIQVPIHDVYQTY
- the RBM47 gene encoding RNA-binding protein 47 isoform X2: MTAEDSTAAMSSDSATGSSAKVPEGVAGAPNEAALLALMERTGYSMVQENGQRKYGGPPPGWEGPHPQRGCEVFVGKIPRDVYEDELVPVFETVGRIYELRLMMDFDGKNRGYAFVMYCHKNEAKRAVRELNNYEIRPGRLLGVCCSVDNCRLFIGGIPKMKKREEILEEIAKVTEGVLDVIVYASAADKMKNRGFAFVEYESHRAAAMARRKLMPGRIQLWGHQIAVDWAEPEIDVDEDVMETVKILYYVRNLMIETTEDTIKKSFGQFNPGCVERVKKIRDYAFVHFASREDAVHAMNNLNGTELEGSCLEVTLAKPVDKEQYSRYQKAAKGGGAAEAAVVQQPSYVYSCDPYTLAYYGYPYNALIGPNRDYFVKGSIRGRGRGAAGNRAPGPRGSYLGGYSAGRGIYSRYHEGKGKQQEKGYELVPNLEISAVNPVAIKPGTVAIPAIGAQYSMFQAAPAPKMIEDGKIHTMEHMISPIAVQPDPASAAAAAAAAAAVIPAVSTPPPFQGRPITPVYTVAPNVQRIPTAGIYGASYVPFAAPATATIATLQKNAAAAAAMYGGYAGYIPQAFPAAAIQVPIHDVYQTY